One segment of Pontibacter akesuensis DNA contains the following:
- the feoB gene encoding ferrous iron transport protein B: MTVAIQPEIEQAERPPVSQAIAKIALIGNPNSGKTSLFNQLTGLNQKVGNFPGVTVDKKTGISQLTSQLKAEIIDLPGTYSLYPKSLDERVITDLLYDPASRHFPDLIIVTADASNLKRNLLLFTQLADLQIPSVLALNMVDVAEEQGVKIDIEALQREFGVPVIPMNARKGLGVAALKIVMSQQLEATSTTFFEIPAELKPLLDGIKDRFSLTNNYLALQIAHHYKTLKFLKEEDVTWLDDQLAAIGFKSNAQQANETIARYTRINELLLDTVRVEKADKNEQFSNRLDQVLTHKVFGYLIFFVILFLIFQAIFAWASYPMDLIDQGIAAINILIQDNFDGPLVDMLTEGIIAGLGGVLVFVPQIAILFAFIAILEETGYMARVTFMMDKIMRKFGLNGKSVVPLISGVACAVPAVMSARTIENWKDRMITIFVTPLMSCSARIPVYTVLIALVVPEKYYFGFMNLQGLVLMGLYLIGFLAAIFSALLLKFILKARERSYFIMEFPTYKMPRWKNVGITIVEKVKAFLFEAGKVIVAVSVILWVLASYGPGDRFEQAREKALVEARAENLNEVQTENRIASHQLEDSYAGIIGRSMEPLIRPLGYDWKIGIALLTSFAAREVFVGTISTIYSIGEEENVTTIKEKLMNEKDANGDPFFTPARGFSLMIFYLFAMQCVSTLAIVRRETKSWMWPLAQLIYMTGLAYVMAFITYQAFS, translated from the coding sequence ATGACTGTAGCTATCCAACCTGAAATAGAGCAAGCGGAGAGGCCACCTGTAAGCCAGGCCATTGCTAAAATTGCGCTGATTGGCAACCCGAATTCAGGTAAAACATCGCTTTTTAACCAGCTTACCGGCCTTAACCAGAAGGTGGGCAATTTCCCGGGAGTTACAGTCGACAAGAAAACAGGCATCAGCCAGCTCACCTCGCAGCTGAAGGCCGAGATAATCGACCTGCCCGGCACGTACAGCCTTTATCCGAAGTCGCTGGATGAGCGCGTGATCACCGATTTGCTTTACGATCCTGCCTCTAGGCATTTTCCGGACCTCATTATCGTTACCGCCGATGCCTCCAACCTGAAGCGCAACCTGCTGCTGTTCACGCAGCTGGCCGACTTGCAGATTCCGTCGGTGCTGGCGCTGAACATGGTGGACGTGGCCGAGGAGCAGGGCGTGAAGATAGACATCGAGGCGCTGCAGCGCGAGTTTGGCGTACCTGTAATCCCGATGAATGCCCGCAAGGGCCTTGGTGTGGCTGCCCTTAAAATTGTGATGTCGCAGCAGCTGGAGGCTACCTCCACGACCTTTTTTGAAATACCTGCCGAGCTGAAGCCGCTGCTTGATGGTATCAAAGACAGGTTCTCGCTTACCAACAACTACCTTGCCCTGCAAATAGCGCATCATTACAAAACACTGAAGTTCTTAAAGGAAGAAGACGTAACGTGGCTCGACGACCAGCTGGCGGCAATTGGCTTTAAATCTAACGCGCAGCAGGCGAACGAGACAATCGCGCGCTACACCCGCATTAACGAGCTGCTGCTCGATACCGTGCGTGTGGAGAAAGCCGATAAGAATGAGCAGTTCAGCAACCGCCTCGACCAGGTGCTCACGCACAAGGTGTTCGGGTACCTGATCTTCTTCGTCATACTTTTTCTCATATTCCAGGCCATTTTCGCCTGGGCCAGCTACCCCATGGATCTTATCGACCAGGGGATAGCCGCCATCAACATCCTGATACAGGACAACTTTGACGGGCCGCTGGTGGATATGCTGACAGAGGGCATCATTGCCGGTTTGGGCGGTGTGCTGGTGTTTGTGCCGCAAATTGCCATTCTATTCGCGTTTATCGCTATACTGGAGGAGACGGGCTACATGGCCCGCGTTACTTTTATGATGGATAAGATCATGCGCAAGTTCGGCCTGAACGGCAAGAGCGTGGTGCCGTTGATTTCGGGTGTAGCCTGCGCCGTGCCAGCCGTGATGTCGGCGCGGACCATCGAGAACTGGAAAGATCGCATGATCACCATCTTCGTGACGCCGCTCATGAGTTGCTCTGCCCGCATACCCGTGTACACGGTGCTGATTGCGCTGGTGGTGCCCGAGAAGTACTACTTTGGCTTCATGAACCTGCAGGGGCTGGTGCTAATGGGCTTGTACCTGATCGGTTTCCTGGCGGCCATATTCTCGGCGCTGCTGCTCAAATTCATACTAAAGGCCCGCGAGCGCAGCTACTTTATCATGGAGTTCCCCACTTACAAAATGCCGCGCTGGAAAAACGTGGGCATCACAATTGTGGAGAAGGTAAAGGCATTCTTGTTTGAAGCGGGTAAAGTGATCGTGGCGGTGTCGGTTATACTTTGGGTGCTGGCTTCTTACGGACCCGGCGACAGGTTTGAGCAGGCCAGGGAGAAAGCGCTTGTGGAGGCACGGGCTGAGAACCTGAACGAGGTGCAGACGGAGAACAGGATTGCCTCGCACCAGTTGGAGGATTCCTACGCCGGCATCATCGGCCGAAGTATGGAGCCGTTGATCAGGCCATTGGGCTATGATTGGAAGATCGGCATAGCGCTGTTGACCTCGTTTGCCGCCCGAGAGGTGTTTGTCGGCACCATCTCCACCATCTATAGTATAGGCGAGGAGGAGAATGTGACTACTATCAAGGAAAAACTCATGAATGAGAAAGATGCTAACGGCGATCCGTTTTTCACGCCGGCCCGCGGATTCTCGCTCATGATCTTCTACCTGTTCGCCATGCAGTGCGTGAGTACCCTAGCCATTGTGCGTCGCGAAACCAAAAGCTGGATGTGGCCGCTCGCCCAGTTGATCTACATGACAGGCCTTGCCTACGTGATGGCCTTTATTACCTATCAGGCTTTTAGCTGA
- a CDS encoding FeoA family protein: MRHKTWEHTGQRSVRELKIGESGVICCLNDPEMGLKLLEMGCIPGTEVKMNSRAPLGDPITIIVNNYTLSLRLDEAETILLK, encoded by the coding sequence GTGCGACACAAGACATGGGAACATACGGGGCAACGATCGGTGCGTGAGCTGAAAATAGGGGAGAGTGGTGTGATCTGCTGCCTCAACGATCCGGAAATGGGCCTGAAACTGCTTGAAATGGGGTGCATACCCGGCACCGAGGTGAAGATGAACAGCCGGGCTCCGCTTGGTGACCCCATCACCATCATCGTGAACAACTACACGCTCTCCCTGCGCTTAGACGAAGCCGAGACGATTTTACTTAAGTAG
- a CDS encoding bifunctional UDP-N-acetylmuramoyl-tripeptide:D-alanyl-D-alanine ligase/alanine racemase, whose amino-acid sequence MLDFQQLQNIINGKALQVVQPLPVVHLLTDSRKLSQPAGSVFFAINGKYNDGHKYLPQLYAQGVRQFAVEQGEAATLAQQFPEANILQVPDSLEALQQLAAWHRAQFQVPVIGITGSNGKTIVKEWLSQLLSPDELVVKSPRSYNSQLGVPLSVWQLQPNHTLGIFEAGISQPGEMENLQRIIQPTIGIFTTIGSAHDEGFVSTKQKVDEKLKLFTAVELLFYCADYELLHAAVQAQGIKSFTWSHNRKEADLYINATNVAGHKTIVVYTYQGQKQRLAIPFTDEASIENALHCLAVLLYRRVPLSEIQGRLDRLHPVAMRLEMKEAINGCYLIDDTYNNDLAGLSIALDLQASQPQRGQHTLILSDVLESGLPEAELYLKVAELVQAHKVQRVVGIGSTISKYSHLFSKAEFYTSTADFLQAFDPADFRNEVILVKGARVFEFEKIVQAFQQKVHGTVLEVNLDALVHNLNYYRSKLKPGTKLMVMVKAFAYGSGSSEIANLLQFHRVDYLAVAYVDEGVALRENGITLPIMVMNPSPDSFVKLRQYNLEPEIYSLEQLQAFVSVLEPEARYKIHLKLDTGMHRLGFEKENFEALFELLAQHPQVQVVSAFSHLAGADEVVHNDFSQQQIASFTSMATALEERLKYKIIKHILNSAGIVRFPAHQLDMVRLGIGLYGVEATGAEQEALRPVSTLKTTVSQVKSIKQGETVGYSRRGIASTDRTTATIAIGYADGYDRRFSNGVGHVLLHGQRCPLIGNVCMDMCMVDVTGLNVKAGDTAIVFGPQLTLVELAKSIGTIPYELLTNVSMRVKRVFYAE is encoded by the coding sequence ATGCTCGATTTTCAGCAGCTTCAGAATATAATCAACGGCAAGGCCCTGCAGGTAGTGCAGCCGCTGCCGGTTGTGCACCTGCTCACCGACAGCCGCAAACTGTCGCAGCCGGCGGGATCGGTGTTCTTTGCCATCAACGGCAAGTATAACGACGGCCATAAATACCTGCCGCAGCTATATGCGCAGGGAGTGAGGCAATTTGCAGTGGAGCAAGGCGAGGCCGCTACACTGGCGCAGCAGTTCCCGGAAGCAAACATACTACAGGTGCCTGATAGCCTGGAGGCACTGCAGCAACTGGCGGCATGGCACCGGGCGCAGTTCCAGGTACCGGTGATCGGTATTACGGGCAGCAACGGCAAAACCATCGTGAAAGAGTGGCTGTCGCAGCTGCTGAGCCCGGATGAGCTGGTGGTGAAGAGTCCGCGCAGCTATAACTCGCAACTGGGCGTGCCGCTAAGCGTGTGGCAACTGCAGCCGAATCATACCTTAGGCATATTTGAGGCAGGTATCTCACAGCCGGGCGAGATGGAAAACCTGCAGCGCATCATCCAGCCCACTATCGGCATCTTCACCACCATCGGCAGTGCCCATGATGAAGGCTTTGTCTCTACAAAGCAAAAAGTAGACGAGAAGCTGAAGCTGTTTACTGCCGTAGAACTGCTGTTTTACTGTGCCGATTACGAGCTGCTGCACGCGGCGGTGCAGGCACAAGGCATCAAGAGCTTTACCTGGAGCCATAACCGGAAAGAAGCGGACCTGTATATCAACGCCACCAACGTGGCCGGGCACAAAACCATTGTGGTTTATACTTACCAGGGGCAGAAGCAGCGGCTGGCTATCCCCTTTACCGACGAGGCTTCTATCGAAAACGCGCTGCATTGCCTGGCTGTGCTGCTGTATCGCCGCGTGCCGCTCTCCGAAATTCAGGGCCGCCTGGACCGCCTGCACCCGGTGGCCATGCGCCTCGAGATGAAAGAGGCCATCAACGGCTGCTACCTCATCGACGATACCTACAACAACGACCTCGCCGGCCTTTCCATCGCGCTGGACCTGCAGGCAAGTCAGCCGCAGCGGGGGCAGCATACGCTCATCCTTTCCGATGTGCTGGAATCAGGCTTGCCGGAAGCGGAGCTGTACTTGAAGGTGGCCGAACTGGTGCAGGCACACAAAGTACAGCGGGTGGTCGGCATCGGCAGCACTATCAGCAAGTATAGCCACCTCTTTTCGAAAGCAGAGTTTTATACTTCCACGGCTGATTTTCTTCAGGCTTTTGACCCCGCTGATTTCAGAAATGAGGTGATCCTGGTGAAAGGCGCGCGTGTGTTTGAGTTTGAGAAGATCGTGCAGGCGTTCCAGCAGAAGGTGCACGGTACGGTGCTGGAAGTGAACCTGGATGCGCTGGTGCACAACCTCAACTACTACCGCTCTAAGCTCAAGCCGGGCACCAAACTGATGGTGATGGTGAAAGCCTTCGCCTACGGCAGCGGCAGCTCCGAAATTGCCAATCTGCTGCAGTTCCACCGGGTAGATTACCTGGCGGTGGCTTATGTGGACGAAGGCGTTGCGCTGCGCGAGAACGGCATTACGCTTCCCATTATGGTCATGAACCCTTCGCCGGACAGTTTCGTGAAACTGCGGCAATACAACCTGGAGCCGGAGATTTACAGCCTGGAGCAACTGCAGGCCTTTGTGTCGGTGCTGGAGCCGGAGGCCAGGTATAAAATCCACCTGAAACTGGACACGGGCATGCACCGCCTCGGCTTTGAGAAAGAAAACTTTGAGGCACTGTTTGAGCTGCTGGCACAACACCCGCAGGTACAGGTAGTGAGCGCGTTCAGCCATCTGGCCGGTGCCGATGAAGTGGTGCACAACGATTTCTCGCAGCAGCAGATTGCCAGTTTTACAAGTATGGCCACAGCCCTGGAGGAGCGTCTGAAGTATAAAATCATCAAGCACATCCTTAACTCCGCCGGCATTGTGCGCTTTCCGGCCCACCAGTTGGACATGGTGCGCCTGGGCATTGGCTTGTACGGTGTAGAGGCCACGGGTGCGGAGCAGGAGGCGCTGCGGCCTGTGAGTACGTTGAAAACCACTGTGTCACAAGTTAAAAGTATAAAGCAGGGTGAGACGGTAGGTTACAGCCGCAGGGGCATTGCCAGCACTGATCGCACCACTGCCACCATCGCCATTGGCTACGCCGATGGCTACGACCGCCGCTTCAGCAACGGTGTGGGCCATGTGCTGCTCCACGGGCAGCGCTGTCCGCTTATCGGCAACGTGTGCATGGATATGTGCATGGTAGACGTAACGGGCCTTAACGTGAAAGCTGGCGACACCGCCATTGTTTTCGGGCCGCAGCTTACGCTGGTGGAACTGGCGAAAAGTATAGGAACCATCCCTTACGAGCTGCTTACCAATGTTAGCATGCGGGTGAAACGCGTGTTCTACGCCGAATAG
- a CDS encoding EamA family transporter — translation MKRLLLVDESHGAGTTKKPAPKAAPTHASRTFADFYTFRLAMETNINTKSYYAAGLAAFIIWGFVPFPLKALAEYPSGQILYFRVALSVVLLLGVSLLFRRKQLLETWAQLKASTTKEKRKFILYTCLGGALLTSNWLSFIYVVNHIDIQTGSFAYLLCPIITAVLGFLLLKEELRVNQWLAIGLSIVSCALIGSGEITNLLFSLLIAFSYAFYLITQRILKIYDKIVLLKLQLLLAFAFIGPFYTSFAGEGAVLNTHFFVNAMILSAGFTVLPLFLNLFALKELTSGTIGILMYINPILNFVVAFLYFGEETTALKVAAYVLIFISVIIYNLNLKGRKKRGDGLVIPPVGTTAVVK, via the coding sequence GTGAAAAGGTTATTGCTGGTGGATGAAAGCCATGGCGCCGGCACTACAAAAAAGCCTGCCCCGAAAGCGGCCCCAACACATGCTTCACGTACCTTTGCAGACTTTTATACTTTCCGGTTAGCTATGGAAACCAACATTAATACAAAATCATACTACGCTGCGGGCCTGGCGGCTTTTATTATCTGGGGCTTTGTGCCTTTCCCGCTGAAGGCGCTGGCCGAGTACCCCAGCGGACAGATCCTGTACTTCCGGGTAGCGCTGTCGGTTGTGCTGTTGCTGGGGGTGTCGCTCTTGTTTAGGCGTAAGCAGCTACTCGAAACGTGGGCACAGCTGAAAGCCTCCACCACCAAGGAGAAGCGCAAATTCATACTTTATACTTGCCTGGGCGGTGCCTTGCTTACCTCCAACTGGCTGTCGTTTATCTACGTGGTTAACCACATTGATATACAAACGGGCTCGTTTGCCTACCTGCTTTGCCCTATCATTACGGCGGTGCTGGGCTTTTTGCTACTGAAAGAGGAACTGCGGGTAAACCAGTGGCTGGCCATTGGCCTGAGTATCGTTAGCTGTGCATTGATCGGCTCAGGGGAAATCACAAACCTGCTGTTCAGTTTGCTTATTGCGTTCAGCTATGCTTTTTACCTCATCACGCAGCGCATACTGAAGATTTATGATAAGATTGTGCTCCTGAAGCTGCAACTGCTGCTTGCCTTTGCCTTTATTGGCCCGTTTTATACTTCTTTTGCCGGCGAGGGCGCCGTGCTGAACACGCACTTCTTCGTGAATGCCATGATTCTTAGCGCTGGCTTCACGGTGCTACCACTGTTCCTGAACTTGTTCGCGCTGAAGGAGCTTACCTCCGGCACCATCGGCATTCTGATGTACATCAACCCGATCCTCAACTTTGTGGTGGCCTTTTTATACTTCGGCGAGGAGACCACGGCGCTAAAGGTGGCCGCTTACGTGCTCATTTTCATCTCGGTGATTATCTATAACCTGAACCTGAAGGGCCGCAAAAAGCGTGGCGACGGGCTGGTGATACCACCTGTGGGCACGACGGCTGTTGTAAAGTAA
- a CDS encoding DUF5686 and carboxypeptidase regulatory-like domain-containing protein, translating into MRHHLLLLLLLLLSLSTQAGTLRGRVTDENGKGLPFASIYIKETASGTGTNDQGLYQLQLSPGTYTLEFKYVGYRAQTETVTIGEGTQELNVQLQPEVLNLKEVVVRAADEDPAYTIMRNAIRLRKYHQNEVNAWSARVYMKSVARMDKVPPKVLGIKVVDVDTGIVYLSESVSELAFKKPNKIHERMISSKVSGQKRGFSFNQASEMNVSFYDNLLKVQGLSERGFVSPLASNALFYYRFEYMGAFEENGRTINKIKVIPRRKNDPVFSGSIYIVDGTWRIHSTDLKLTKDAGIEFVDWIRVRQVYAPVLEHVWMPVQQRFTFEGAGLGFRGGGYAMGVYSKYKVQPAYARPPKLEEVEPEPATETVVAEAKPAKRPTFKLIEPEAAAPAEQPVVSDKLFSKEVLLVEKGSNERDSAYWAEIRPVPLTQQEVVDYQKKDSLEVIKNSKPYQDSLDAVRNVPSFGSFLLGGYTYSNSYARKFYRFDPVVSLTGGPSILQYNTVEGVAADVRVEYLRRFEDRRAYTIEPAVRYGFSNNKLNAKLKMGYHFNPFKNSYVSVEGGRYVQQINNLEPISPFVNTLYTLLAERNYLKLYQRDFGQVSLRSEIVNGINFIGSVNYAHRMPLQNTADFTLKERGKDEASTFTPNVPVNAELADAAFMPHEALILSAALQFRPGLRYMTRPDDKINLGSKYPTFALSYRGAFKAFGGDVQYNTAALSISDEVSFGLLGRSKYNAISGIFWGKEDMRLLDYKHFNGNRTIVAGVYNGFQLLDYYRYSTNNAYVEAHYEHHFNGFLFNKIPLFRKLKWQEVVSLNYLNTQQSGNYLELGLGVEHIFKVFRVDFVTSFQEGNRARTGIMIGFGF; encoded by the coding sequence ATGCGCCACCACCTCCTGCTTTTATTGCTCTTGCTCCTTTCGCTTTCCACCCAGGCGGGCACACTGCGCGGCCGCGTAACCGACGAGAACGGAAAAGGCCTTCCTTTCGCCAGCATCTACATAAAAGAAACGGCTAGTGGCACCGGCACCAACGACCAGGGCCTGTACCAACTGCAGCTTAGCCCCGGCACCTATACCCTCGAATTCAAGTATGTGGGCTATCGTGCCCAAACCGAGACGGTAACCATTGGCGAGGGCACGCAGGAGCTGAATGTGCAGCTGCAGCCGGAGGTGCTCAACCTGAAAGAAGTAGTTGTGCGGGCAGCGGACGAGGACCCGGCCTATACCATCATGCGCAACGCCATCCGGCTGCGCAAGTACCACCAGAACGAGGTGAATGCCTGGAGCGCCCGCGTGTACATGAAAAGCGTGGCCCGCATGGACAAAGTGCCGCCAAAGGTGCTGGGCATAAAGGTGGTGGATGTGGACACAGGCATTGTGTACCTGTCGGAGTCGGTGTCGGAGCTGGCGTTTAAAAAGCCTAATAAAATTCATGAGCGGATGATCTCGAGCAAGGTGAGCGGCCAGAAGAGGGGCTTCAGCTTTAACCAAGCCTCCGAGATGAATGTCAGTTTTTACGATAACCTGCTGAAGGTACAGGGCCTGAGCGAGCGTGGCTTTGTGTCGCCGCTGGCCAGCAACGCGCTGTTCTACTACCGCTTCGAGTACATGGGCGCGTTTGAGGAGAATGGCCGTACCATTAACAAAATAAAAGTGATTCCGCGCCGCAAGAACGACCCCGTTTTCTCGGGCAGTATTTACATAGTAGACGGTACATGGCGCATCCACAGCACCGACCTGAAGCTGACCAAAGACGCAGGTATTGAGTTTGTGGATTGGATACGCGTGCGGCAGGTGTATGCCCCTGTATTGGAGCATGTGTGGATGCCGGTGCAGCAGCGCTTCACGTTCGAGGGAGCGGGGCTGGGCTTCAGGGGCGGCGGCTATGCCATGGGCGTGTACTCCAAGTATAAAGTGCAGCCTGCCTACGCCCGTCCGCCCAAGCTGGAGGAGGTGGAGCCGGAGCCTGCCACAGAAACTGTGGTGGCCGAAGCCAAGCCTGCCAAACGACCTACTTTTAAGTTGATAGAGCCAGAGGCGGCCGCACCGGCGGAACAGCCTGTGGTGAGCGACAAGCTATTCAGCAAAGAGGTACTGCTGGTGGAGAAGGGCTCCAACGAGCGCGATTCTGCCTATTGGGCTGAGATACGTCCGGTGCCGCTGACGCAGCAGGAGGTGGTGGATTATCAGAAAAAGGACAGCCTGGAGGTGATCAAGAACTCAAAGCCCTACCAGGACTCGCTCGATGCGGTGCGCAACGTGCCCTCCTTCGGCTCCTTTCTGCTGGGCGGCTATACTTACTCCAACAGCTACGCGCGCAAATTCTACCGCTTCGACCCGGTGGTAAGCCTGACGGGCGGCCCCAGTATTTTACAGTACAACACAGTGGAGGGCGTGGCCGCTGATGTGCGGGTAGAGTACCTGCGACGGTTCGAGGACCGCCGGGCCTATACCATTGAGCCCGCCGTGCGCTATGGCTTCAGCAACAACAAGCTCAACGCCAAACTGAAAATGGGCTACCATTTCAATCCTTTTAAGAACAGCTACGTGAGTGTGGAAGGCGGGCGCTACGTGCAGCAGATCAACAACCTGGAGCCTATCTCCCCTTTCGTGAACACGCTGTATACCCTGCTGGCCGAGCGAAACTACCTGAAGCTGTACCAGCGCGACTTCGGACAGGTAAGCCTCCGCTCGGAGATCGTGAACGGCATCAATTTTATCGGTTCCGTAAACTATGCCCACCGCATGCCGCTGCAGAACACCGCTGATTTTACTCTGAAAGAAAGAGGAAAGGACGAGGCAAGCACCTTCACGCCCAATGTGCCTGTAAACGCTGAGTTGGCCGATGCTGCCTTCATGCCGCACGAGGCGCTTATCCTTTCAGCCGCCCTGCAGTTCAGGCCCGGCCTGCGCTACATGACGCGCCCCGACGACAAGATCAACTTAGGAAGCAAGTATCCCACATTTGCGCTGAGCTACCGTGGGGCCTTTAAGGCATTTGGGGGAGATGTGCAGTACAATACGGCTGCCCTAAGTATAAGCGACGAGGTGAGCTTTGGCTTGCTGGGCCGCAGCAAGTATAACGCCATCAGCGGCATTTTCTGGGGTAAGGAGGACATGCGCCTGCTGGATTACAAGCACTTTAACGGCAACCGTACCATTGTGGCAGGCGTGTACAATGGCTTTCAGTTGCTCGACTATTACCGCTACAGCACCAACAACGCCTATGTAGAGGCGCACTACGAGCACCATTTCAATGGCTTCCTGTTCAACAAGATACCGCTGTTCCGCAAGCTGAAGTGGCAGGAGGTGGTAAGCCTGAACTACCTCAACACGCAGCAATCCGGCAATTACCTGGAACTTGGGCTGGGCGTGGAGCACATCTTCAAAGTGTTTCGGGTAGATTTCGTGACTTCCTTTCAGGAGGGCAACAGGGCCCGGACGGGCATCATGATCGGCTTTGGGTTTTAA
- a CDS encoding DMT family transporter yields MKLSKGVIYMLLSTFFFALMQVCVKWVPHIPAEEIIVFRCVISLGISWAFLRKAGVSVWGNNRKLLLARGTVGAVALILFFNVLQNLPLATAATLQYLSPIFTAILGIFIVKERIRAWQWVFFLISFAGVLVIEGVETNVDTLYLWLGVLSAVFAGVAYSIVRKLNVREHPLVIIFYFPLVTLPVVGVYTIFNWVQPVGWEWAMLLLVGLFTQLGQYYMTLSYQHEEISKVANLTYIGIIYALIFGFVFFGELLHFWTYLGMGLVLLGVLLNVQYKNHLTRKATMAAVNDSEEV; encoded by the coding sequence ATGAAGTTATCAAAAGGGGTTATTTACATGCTGCTGTCCACGTTTTTCTTTGCGTTGATGCAGGTGTGTGTGAAGTGGGTGCCGCATATTCCGGCAGAGGAAATCATTGTGTTCCGGTGCGTTATTTCATTGGGGATCAGTTGGGCATTTCTGCGGAAAGCGGGCGTGAGCGTGTGGGGCAACAACCGAAAGCTGTTGCTTGCACGCGGGACTGTCGGGGCGGTCGCCTTGATTTTATTCTTCAACGTGCTACAGAATTTACCGCTGGCCACAGCCGCCACGCTGCAGTACCTTTCCCCGATTTTCACGGCCATTCTGGGCATATTTATTGTGAAGGAGCGGATACGGGCCTGGCAGTGGGTGTTCTTCCTGATTTCGTTTGCCGGCGTGCTGGTGATTGAGGGCGTGGAAACCAACGTGGACACGTTATACCTGTGGCTGGGCGTGCTGAGCGCCGTGTTTGCGGGCGTGGCATATTCTATTGTCCGGAAGCTGAATGTGCGGGAGCATCCGCTGGTGATCATCTTTTACTTTCCGCTCGTAACGCTGCCGGTGGTGGGCGTTTACACGATCTTTAACTGGGTGCAGCCGGTGGGCTGGGAGTGGGCCATGCTGCTGCTGGTGGGCCTGTTCACGCAACTGGGCCAGTACTACATGACCTTATCTTACCAGCACGAGGAAATATCAAAAGTGGCGAACCTCACCTACATCGGCATCATTTATGCGCTGATCTTCGGGTTCGTGTTCTTCGGCGAGTTGCTCCACTTCTGGACGTACCTGGGCATGGGACTGGTGCTGCTGGGCGTGCTGCTGAACGTACAGTACAAAAATCATCTCACCCGCAAAGCAACCATGGCAGCGGTAAACGACTCTGAAGAAGTATAA
- a CDS encoding regulatory protein RecX, with protein MDRQKKQKFYTPKEALIKAASYCAYQDRTQQEVRDKLYSYGLEPDDVEELIVRLSQEKLIDEERYAQSYVRGKYGLKKWGRRKITQGLKGKGISDYCIKQGLKEIDLDVYEQNLLHLLEKKNATEKEKNPFIRRQKLSHFLMGKGYENDLIQDALKGLEEKD; from the coding sequence TTGGATCGACAGAAGAAACAGAAATTTTATACTCCCAAAGAAGCCTTGATAAAAGCTGCCTCCTACTGCGCCTACCAAGACCGCACCCAGCAGGAGGTGCGCGATAAACTGTACTCCTACGGTTTGGAGCCCGACGATGTGGAGGAGCTGATCGTTCGCCTGAGCCAGGAAAAGCTGATTGACGAGGAGCGTTACGCTCAAAGCTACGTGCGCGGCAAGTATGGCCTGAAGAAGTGGGGACGCCGCAAGATCACGCAGGGCCTCAAGGGCAAGGGCATCTCTGATTACTGCATCAAACAGGGCCTGAAAGAGATCGACCTGGACGTATACGAGCAAAACCTGCTGCACCTGCTGGAAAAGAAAAACGCCACTGAAAAGGAGAAAAACCCCTTCATCCGCCGCCAGAAGCTAAGCCATTTTCTGATGGGCAAAGGGTATGAGAACGACCTGATTCAGGATGCATTAAAGGGGCTGGAAGAGAAAGATTAA
- a CDS encoding metallophosphoesterase translates to MDRRKFINRTLWGVAGIGVLSGLYTWQVEPFWLEFVHKKMPIRNLPDKLVGKTLMQISDVHVGNRFDYSYIIESFEKAKNFNPDFVVYTGDYVNYEDEKQFAQLGEVLKHAVTGKLGTVGILGNHDYGKDWAEQSVADEISALLEKAGISMLKNSQQEMEGLNIIGFDDYWALNFAPKNVMDNYDSVKANLVLCHNPDVCDLDVWNGYEGWILSGHTHGGQCKPPFLKAPLLPVKNTAYSQGEIDLKDGRTLYVNRAVGHLWQVRFNVRPEITVFELEQA, encoded by the coding sequence ATGGACAGACGAAAATTTATAAACCGAACGCTTTGGGGTGTAGCTGGCATTGGTGTTTTAAGCGGACTCTACACGTGGCAAGTTGAGCCCTTTTGGCTGGAGTTTGTCCACAAGAAAATGCCAATCAGGAATTTACCAGATAAGTTGGTTGGCAAAACGCTCATGCAGATAAGCGATGTGCATGTGGGCAACCGCTTTGACTACAGCTACATTATTGAATCGTTTGAGAAGGCTAAAAATTTCAATCCTGATTTCGTGGTTTACACAGGCGACTATGTGAACTACGAAGATGAAAAGCAGTTTGCGCAATTAGGCGAAGTTTTGAAACACGCTGTAACAGGGAAACTGGGAACAGTAGGCATACTCGGCAACCATGACTATGGAAAAGACTGGGCTGAACAATCCGTTGCCGACGAGATATCAGCACTGTTAGAAAAGGCAGGAATAAGCATGCTGAAGAATAGCCAACAAGAAATGGAGGGCCTCAACATTATTGGCTTTGACGACTATTGGGCGCTGAACTTTGCTCCCAAAAACGTGATGGACAACTATGACAGCGTAAAAGCAAACCTGGTGCTGTGTCATAATCCGGATGTATGCGACCTGGACGTATGGAATGGCTATGAAGGGTGGATCTTGTCTGGCCACACACATGGTGGCCAATGCAAGCCTCCGTTTTTAAAGGCTCCGCTGTTACCTGTTAAAAACACAGCTTATTCACAAGGCGAGATCGACCTGAAAGACGGCAGAACGCTTTATGTTAACAGAGCTGTTGGGCATTTGTGGCAAGTTCGTTTTAATGTGCGGCCTGAGATAACAGTTTTTGAGCTGGAGCAGGCATAG